The genomic stretch CGACGTAGGTGGGGCAGCCGCGCTGGTCGTCCACGACCGAGACCTCGTCGCGCTCCGCGCCGAGCCGCAGCATCGTGCGCACGAAGTTGTGGCCGGTCGGGCCGAAGAGCCACGAGCTGCGCACGACCCACGCCCGCTCGCCTGCCGCGGCCTCTCCGTGGAGCTTCGTGCGGCCGTAGGCCGAGAGCGGGCTCGGGCCGTCCGACTCGACGTAGGGCGCGCCCTTGCGGCCGTCGAAGACGTAGTCGCTCGAGAACGCGACGACGGGGGCGCCGAGCTCCGCCGCGTGGGCGCTGCCGCCGACGTTCACCGCTGCCGCCGCCTGCGGGTCGTCCTCGGCCCCGTCGACGTTCGTCCAGGCCGCCGCGTGCAACACGAGGTCGAGCGGCGGCAGCCCGGGCGGCGGCGGGAAGGAGACGTCCCAGTCGGCGCGCGTCAGCGCGATCACCTCGTCGCCGGCGAAGGCCCGCCGCAGCGCCTGGCCGAGCTGGCCGCCCGCGCCGGTGATCAGGACGCGTCGCGCGCTGACAGGATCGGTGTCGTCGTGCTCCACAGGTGGGCGACGCGCTCGTCGTTCCAGGGGATCCCGTGCTCGTCGGGATCGGACGGGTCGTACTCCTCGGTCACGTGGTAGGCGAAGAGGAGGTCGGTCAGCGCCTCGAAGCCGTGGGCGTGGCGGCCCGGGACGTAGATCGCCACCGGGTTGTCGTCGCCGATGTCCTCGCTGAAGGTCTCGCCGCTGACCCGGTCGAGCACGACGACGCGCGCCGTGCCCCGCAGGCACGCGAACAGGTCGTCCTGGCCGCGCTCGTGGTAGTGGAGGCCGCGGATCACGCCCCTGCGCGAGAACGAGACGTTCGTCTGCGCCGTTCTCTTCGGCAGCAGGCTGTCGCGGCGCAGCTCGTAGAACCAGCCGCGCTCGTCCTCGAAGCGCCGCAGCGGCAGGCGCAGGAGTCCCTCGATCACGGCTTGTTGACCCCGGTCTCGTCGATGCGACGGCCGATCTCGGCGAGATGCTGCCAGTGCTTGCCGGCGTCCTCCCACCAGCCGCGCACCTGTACCACCGAGAGCGCCCCGGCCTGCGCGTA from Gaiella occulta encodes the following:
- the rfbD gene encoding dTDP-4-dehydrorhamnose reductase; amino-acid sequence: MEHDDTDPVSARRVLITGAGGQLGQALRRAFAGDEVIALTRADWDVSFPPPPGLPPLDLVLHAAAWTNVDGAEDDPQAAAAVNVGGSAHAAELGAPVVAFSSDYVFDGRKGAPYVESDGPSPLSAYGRTKLHGEAAAGERAWVVRSSWLFGPTGHNFVRTMLRLGAERDEVSVVDDQRGCPTYVGHLAAATRELVDGGAPFGVWHLAAAGECTWAGFAEAIFAQAGLDCRVRRVTTAQFGARAPRPAYSVLRSEKGAPELPHWREGLAECIARIGAAT
- a CDS encoding dTDP-4-dehydrorhamnose 3,5-epimerase family protein — translated: MIEGLLRLPLRRFEDERGWFYELRRDSLLPKRTAQTNVSFSRRGVIRGLHYHERGQDDLFACLRGTARVVVLDRVSGETFSEDIGDDNPVAIYVPGRHAHGFEALTDLLFAYHVTEEYDPSDPDEHGIPWNDERVAHLWSTTTPILSARDAS